One Drosophila kikkawai strain 14028-0561.14 chromosome 3L, DkikHiC1v2, whole genome shotgun sequence genomic window carries:
- the LOC108079904 gene encoding mucin-2, with product MDTVYGTKKYFQSLSGVSDIYRAQTCRQMSADYTYQNTVGRRSQLGAYYHMNKQPSYTNDHSVNSQYGYNTWGIWRDGRNIAPSTFSAKTHTQYPKNRSFSIILTTAAFIVLLAVISIAGLAFYFSSIKTNLEDPIMGFEGSFRIAKGDLFSTGLKYNHTTTYKQKIDFYKRFVERSMMDNGLTPLRTDVWGFGEGPLIKVSFRVFLDVRKLPQNILSVEEYIKESLFLETSATKSLYRSLRLDTESVEIKRIMDEQVVRSAAILKEAQTVPTSQTQLEKRLMKKGSTPAPSPLHPKPLGGGNTTPKPKNPLVRTHAADEEPDIDVENAPVIQGSFEGSFEITKTDADIARKKTPPTRAYQTSSSSALPPKTIAVTPYSLRVKPKKPSIEKLTTVLPQQVPLGNPSSTTRATTKATKATTTTRKSTTSTTTSTTTTTTSTTTTTPKPTTSTTTTEATTSSTSSTTLPPPPSTTRTTTTTFTYPPVSTPTSSPIGSLPKLDANLFTTFPILDTQPWRPMHREVPELLPGPPPAFPTKTLPGAAGTTPTVNHIPQRRIDEFELPFIGDNPTPPTAAVAPVTIDPYSLGFLNPGVRLQEPKPLSPVHQQQPQDQDMLFYHNFGSPVFMPGTENIERLGGALVEPHPLPVPLIDDVIIPPFKPIDATIGTGEKLPFNLDASNERFEHLGGGVIAKKPQDKLEKKEPQDKTEKPVIKEEQVKTAQELNQEKEQLETTTNLQENLPTSTSKTPVISSPKPTKSPSLPSLKPTDNSVLADTIGEFFMELLNLPKEDNATATPKPTGDVLESRIEPEEEEVTVKPAKPNFMNLKEIILQRNTPSSILSNASLEQDSTTPTTTTTTTEEPKTTKRNRVRTTSEKPTMMDDSNLFPSHSKWEFVNSSSAQGYGHNGNMRKVFNQTLQAWVSEDIDKSENLTLNDIKTRINNASNIQDISLIFDTLATKLGITPSVPNKFPPFSQNKLKHSAPKEEVKRPISTTTVAPKPLLPLEREPFIKPMSSFIEEGSSEVLGAAIPVVGEAEVEVIDPVKYEELLKISQFVASTTEPSVHRLVTLLPVRSNSGIRTYRPPAEEQDTPRSAPPAVPVPAPAKATSPRPSVGPGKISIRRKSNLNQSRRFGQQPPAEAVVKGGIQVTVKK from the exons ATGGACACCGTTTATGGGACCAAGAAGTACTTCCAGAGTTTATCCGGCGTTAGTGATATATATAGGGCCCAGACATGCCGGCAAATG AGTGCGGACTACACATACCAGAACACCGTTGGCCGGAGGTCTCAGCTGGGGGCGTACTATCACATGAACAAGCAGCCCTCGTACACCAATGATCACAGTGTGAACAGTCAGTATGGTTACAATACGTGGGGCATCTGGCGGGATGGCAGGAACATTGCCCCGTCCACGTTTTCGGCCAAGACGCATACACAATACCCGAAGAATCGTTCCTTCTCCATTATCCTGACCACGGCGGCATTTATAGTCCTGTTGGCCGTCATCTCCATAGCCGGTTTGGCCTTCTACTTTAGCTCCATCAAGACCAATCTGGAGGATC CCATCATGGGTTTTGAGGGCTCTTTCCGCATTGCCAAGGGGGATCTCTTCTCCACGGGTCTCAAGTACAACCACACAACGACCTACAAACAGAAGATTGATTTCTACAAGCGTTTTGTGGAGCGTTCAATGATGGATAATGGTTTGACGCCGCTGCGCACTGATGTCTGGGGCTTTGGTGAGGGTCCATTGATAAAGGTCTCCTTCCGGGTGTTTCTCGATGTCCGCAAACTGCCGCA aaatatacTGAGCGTGGAGGAGTACATTAAAGAGTCTCTGTTCCTGGAGACCTCCGCCACCAAGTCATTGTATCGCTCATTGAGGCTGGACACCGAATCGGTGGAGATCAAGCGGATAATGGACGAGCAGGTGGTGCGATCTGCAGCTATACTTAAGGAAGCA CAAACGGTGCCCACTAGTCAAACCCAACTGGAGAAGCGTCTAATGAAGAAAGGCAGCACGCCGGCACCATCGCCACTTCACCCAAAACCTCTGGGTGGCGGCAATACTACGCCCAAGCCGAAGAATCCCCTAGTGCGCACCCATGCCGCTGACGAGGAGCCCGACATCGATGTGGAGAACGCTCCGGTTATCCAGGGTTCTTTTGAGGGTTCCTTTGAGATCACCAAAACGGATGCAGACATTGCCCGCAAGAAGACGCCACCAACTAGGGCCTATCAGACCAGCAGCAGTAGTGCCTTGCCGCCCAAGACTATTGCTGTGACGCCTTACTCCTTGAGGGTGAAGCCCAAAAAGCCAAGTATTGAGAAGCTAACAACAGTGCTGCCACAGCAGGTACCATTGGGAAATCCTTCCTCGACAACCAGAGCAACCACCAAGGCCACAAAGGCAACTACTACGACTAGGAAAAGCACTACGAGTACGACAACttctacaacaacaacgacgacgagcACAACGACAACTACtccaaagccaacaacaagtACTACGACTACGGAGGCCACCACTAGCTCCACTTCCAGTACTACACTTCCTCCGCCGCCCAGCACCACTCGGACCACAACGACCACGTTCACCTATCCTCCAGTGAGCACGCCCACTTCAAGCCCAATAGGATCTCTGCCCAAACTGGATGCCAATCTATTCACCACCTTCCCCATTTTGGATACACAACCCTGGAGACCGATGCATCGAGAGGTTCCTGAACTGTTGCCAGGTCCACCGCCAGCTTTTCCCACTAAAACCTTGCCAGGAGCAGCTGGAACCACGCCTACCGTTAACCATATACCCCAGAGAAGGATTGATGAGTTCGAGTTGCCCTTTATCGGGGACAATCCTACGCCTCCGACAGCGGCCGTGGCTCCAGTGACCATTGATCCATACAGTCTTGGATTCCTCAATCCGGGAGTGCGTCTGCAGGAGCCCAAGCCTCTAAGTCCCgtgcaccagcagcagccacaagaTCAGGACATGCTCTTCTACCACAACTTTGGCAGTCCCGTTTTCATGCCGGGAACTGAGAATATTGAGCGGCTGGGAGGAGCACTCGTAGAACCGCATCCGCTGCCTGTTCCCCTGATAGATGATGTGATTATTCCGCCTTTTAAGCCAATCGATGCCACGATAGGAACAGGTGAGAAGCTGCCCTTTAATCTGGATGCCAGCAACGAGAGATTCGAGCATCTAGGCGGCGGGGTTATAGCCAAAAAGCCGCAGGACAAGCTGGAGAAGAAGGAGCCGCAGGATAAGACGGAAAAGCCAGTCATCAAGGAGGAGCAAGTCAAAACTGCACAGGAACTGAaccaggagaaggagcagcttGAAACCACCACCAATCTACAAGAGAACTTGCCTACATCGACATCAAAGACGCCGGTTATTAGCTCACCCAAACCCACCAAATCTCCATCGTTACCTTCGCTGAAACCAACCGACAATTCGGTGCTGGCCGACACCATAGGCGAGTTCTTTATGGAGCTCCTAAACCTGCCCAAGGAGGACAATGCCACGGCCACTCCCAAGCCAACTGGAGATGTCTTAGAGTCCCGAATAGAGCCAGAGGAGGAAGAGGTGACGGTGAAGCCTGCCAAGCCGAATTTTATGAACCTCAAAGAGATCATTCTGCAGAGGAACACTCCCTCTTCGATTCTCTCCAATGCCAGCTTAGAGCAGGACTCCACAACCCCAACAACCACGACAACGACCACCGAAGAGCCCAAAACCACAAAAAGGAATCGAGTGCGAACGACAAGCGAAAAGCCAACCATGATGGATGATTCCAACCTATTTCCCTCGCACTCCAAGTGGGAGTTTGTCAACAGTTCGTCGGCACAGGGATACGGACACAACGGGAACATGAGAAAGGTCTTCAACCAGACGCTGCAGGCTTGGGTTTCGGAGGATATAGACAAGTCGGAGAACCTTACGCTAAACGATATCAAAACGAGGATTAACAATGCCAGCAATATCCAGGACATCTCGCTGATCTTTGATACTCTGGCCACCAAATTGGGCATCACGCCCAGTGTCCCAAACAAGTTTCCGCCCTTTTCACAAAACAAACTGAAGCATTCGGCACCCAAAGAGGAAGTAAAGAGGCCCATATCCACCACGACAGTTGCTCCAAAGCCCCTATTGCCCCTAGAGCGGGAGCCGTTCATCAAGCCCATGTCAAGTTTCATTGAGGAAGGCTCCTCTGAGGTCCTGGGCGCCGCCATTCCAGTGGTCGGCGAGGCAGAGGTGGAGGTGATTGATCCCGTGAAGTATGAGGAGCTGCTCAAGATCTCGCAGTTTGTCGCCAGCACAACGGAGCCAAGTGTGCACCGCCTAGTGACGCTGCTCCCGGTGAGATCCAACTCCGGAATCCGAACATATAGACCGCCCGCCGAGGAGCAGGACACGCCGCGCAGTGCTCCCCCTGCCGTTCCTGTTCCAGCTCCCGCTAAAGCCACCTCTCCACGTCCCAGTGTTGGTCCCGGCAAGATCAGCATACGGCGCAAGAGCAATCTCAACCAGAGCCGGAGATTCGGCCAGCAGCCCCCCGCCGAGGCGGTGGTCAAGGGCGGCATTCAGGTGACGGTCAAGAAGTGA